From Clostridia bacterium, the proteins below share one genomic window:
- a CDS encoding NAD(P)/FAD-dependent oxidoreductase: protein MSVEKQLRIRKQPRIPGMAYILISFIPWILYWTLAGVGKPSGVAVGFLAAVLLVISEVINRSFNLMDLVSVAFFGVAALITFGLESSLFIDNSGFLGYLALCIMAIVSLILKQPYTLQVSKRDYPETYWHDPTFLMINNIITGLWAFIFLVNSAVYILSRFPFNVVVSNALVALGILFSIVFPLAAPAYFALREFKENDWRVDVGRERGGGGEPGKENEGEGKEYDAIIVGSGIGGLTCGALLAREGYRVAVFEQHYLPGGYCSSFRRKGFTFNTGVEAVSGLWENGPVRYLLDDLGLRQEDLFIKNTSRYVFNGQNIDAPPDLEGFIALLQGMFPEEARGIADFFDMARRAYEEVYREAAMYGTPLPAELIAKVFGAKALLNYPREHPHFYSWMNKTYKQVLDEHFKSETLKALLSALIGYVGTEPDKTPAASALTAVVSYYLHGGYFPKGGALRFAGALKQYIEEHGGRVLLRHKIDRILVETSEGRAGREVEVRGVQVGDTTYKSPVVVANVNAKTALLDLVGEEHLKPAFARYIKGLKMSPSAFMVFLGVDMDLSDYPILIHNLDEGYGIVIGSNADPDLAPSGSASVTLLTGASYRDFPPRGTPGYLQRKEELARTLIKRADKAIPGLSSHIMVEDAATPKTLEFYTGMPEGAIYAFDQSKDTKRPYFKTPIKGLYLASASTFPGGGIEAVVIAGRICANDIMNWKMRGSWSGW from the coding sequence AAGCAGCTCCGGATACGGAAACAGCCCCGGATACCTGGTATGGCCTATATCCTCATCTCATTCATCCCATGGATACTCTATTGGACCTTAGCCGGCGTGGGGAAGCCCTCGGGCGTTGCAGTTGGGTTTTTAGCGGCCGTCCTCCTTGTGATTTCGGAGGTCATTAACAGGAGTTTCAACCTCATGGACCTGGTGTCAGTGGCATTCTTCGGTGTCGCGGCTTTGATCACCTTTGGGCTCGAATCGAGCCTGTTCATTGATAACAGCGGTTTCCTCGGGTATCTTGCCCTCTGCATCATGGCGATTGTCTCTTTGATACTCAAACAGCCGTATACCCTGCAGGTCTCAAAGAGGGACTATCCTGAGACTTACTGGCACGACCCAACTTTCCTCATGATCAATAACATCATCACCGGCCTTTGGGCATTCATATTCCTGGTGAATTCAGCAGTATACATTCTCTCTCGGTTTCCCTTCAACGTCGTGGTCTCAAATGCTCTGGTGGCTCTAGGAATACTCTTCTCCATTGTCTTCCCTCTGGCCGCTCCCGCCTACTTTGCGTTGAGGGAGTTCAAGGAAAATGACTGGCGAGTCGACGTTGGCCGTGAAAGGGGCGGGGGAGGGGAGCCCGGAAAAGAGAATGAAGGAGAGGGAAAAGAATATGATGCGATAATTGTCGGCTCCGGGATTGGCGGATTGACCTGCGGGGCTTTGCTCGCCCGCGAGGGCTACCGGGTTGCGGTCTTCGAGCAACACTACCTCCCAGGGGGTTACTGCTCGTCGTTCCGCCGGAAGGGGTTTACCTTCAATACCGGGGTGGAGGCTGTAAGCGGGCTGTGGGAAAACGGCCCTGTTCGCTACCTTCTGGATGATCTCGGGCTCAGGCAAGAAGACTTGTTCATAAAAAACACTTCGAGATATGTTTTCAACGGCCAGAATATCGATGCCCCGCCGGATCTCGAAGGATTCATAGCCCTACTTCAGGGAATGTTCCCTGAGGAAGCTCGCGGTATTGCTGACTTCTTCGACATGGCCAGGAGGGCCTATGAAGAGGTCTACCGGGAAGCCGCAATGTACGGGACTCCGCTCCCTGCAGAACTCATCGCCAAGGTCTTTGGGGCAAAAGCACTCTTGAACTACCCCAGGGAACACCCGCATTTCTATAGCTGGATGAATAAGACCTACAAACAAGTCCTCGACGAGCATTTCAAGAGCGAAACCCTCAAGGCGCTGCTATCCGCCCTCATAGGCTATGTTGGGACAGAGCCGGACAAGACCCCCGCGGCAAGCGCCCTGACTGCCGTAGTATCCTATTACCTTCACGGGGGATATTTCCCCAAGGGAGGCGCACTCCGATTTGCGGGCGCGCTGAAGCAGTATATCGAAGAACATGGCGGTCGGGTACTGCTCAGGCACAAGATTGACAGGATTCTAGTGGAGACAAGCGAGGGCAGGGCTGGTAGGGAGGTGGAGGTCAGGGGGGTTCAGGTAGGCGATACGACCTATAAAAGCCCTGTGGTGGTGGCCAACGTCAATGCTAAGACAGCTCTCCTGGACCTGGTGGGAGAAGAACACCTAAAACCGGCATTTGCCCGATATATCAAGGGCCTAAAGATGTCCCCGTCGGCATTCATGGTATTCCTGGGGGTAGACATGGACCTATCAGATTACCCGATCCTCATCCACAATCTTGATGAGGGGTACGGGATCGTCATAGGCTCGAACGCAGATCCGGATCTTGCACCCTCGGGTAGTGCCAGTGTCACGCTACTGACCGGCGCGAGTTACCGCGATTTCCCTCCGAGAGGAACTCCGGGATATCTTCAAAGGAAGGAGGAACTTGCCCGTACGCTAATAAAGAGGGCGGATAAGGCTATCCCCGGTCTCTCAAGCCATATCATGGTAGAGGATGCGGCAACGCCGAAGACGCTAGAGTTTTACACCGGCATGCCAGAAGGGGCGATCTATGCCTTCGACCAGTCGAAGGATACCAAAAGGCCATATTTCAAGACGCCCATCAAAGGGCTATATCTCGCCAGTGCCTCCACCTTTCCTGGTGGCGGGATTGAAGCAGTGGTGATCGCCGGGAGGATCTGCGCGAATGACATAATGAACTGGAAGATGCGTGGCTCATGGTCAGGCTGGTGA
- a CDS encoding ABC transporter ATP-binding protein has product MKSYGKVVAVCGISFQVPKGQVLGLLGPNGAGKSSTIKVCLGLTHPTRGIVRVFGNTPVTVEARRRMGYSPETPYFYPFLTAEEILAFYASLQGIKSVRASVDQVLRATGLEAARRRKVGHFSKGMIQRLAVAQSLLGDPEILFLDEPSSGLDPEGRLEMRQIIQELKRNGKTILLSSHILSDIETVCDRAIVINAGRIVADRQLGGEMPTLEVEVEVRGLSVEALAALGQMGWSVDYEEPRLSVVNLRPGQEPQLLSLLAEHHAQVYQLKRKKATLEDIYMEIIHKGGQEK; this is encoded by the coding sequence GTGAAATCTTACGGAAAGGTTGTCGCCGTCTGCGGTATTAGCTTTCAGGTACCAAAAGGCCAGGTTTTGGGGCTGTTAGGCCCTAATGGGGCCGGAAAAAGCTCCACGATTAAGGTTTGCCTCGGGCTGACGCACCCCACCCGAGGCATCGTGCGAGTGTTCGGCAATACGCCCGTCACCGTGGAGGCCCGCCGGCGTATGGGCTACTCCCCGGAAACGCCCTACTTTTACCCCTTCTTGACCGCTGAGGAGATCCTTGCCTTTTACGCCAGCCTGCAAGGCATCAAATCCGTGCGTGCCAGCGTTGACCAGGTGCTGCGTGCCACAGGCTTGGAAGCCGCCCGCCGCCGCAAAGTGGGGCATTTCTCCAAGGGTATGATCCAGCGGCTGGCCGTGGCTCAAAGCCTGCTGGGAGATCCCGAGATTCTATTCCTCGACGAGCCCTCGTCGGGCCTGGACCCGGAGGGCCGGCTGGAAATGCGCCAGATTATCCAGGAGCTAAAGCGAAATGGCAAAACCATCCTGTTGAGCAGCCACATCTTAAGCGACATCGAGACAGTCTGCGACCGGGCTATTGTGATCAATGCCGGCAGAATTGTAGCCGACCGCCAGTTGGGCGGTGAGATGCCCACGCTGGAAGTGGAGGTGGAAGTGCGCGGCCTTTCGGTCGAGGCCCTGGCCGCCTTGGGCCAGATGGGCTGGAGCGTTGATTATGAGGAGCCGCGCCTTTCGGTGGTAAACCTCCGGCCTGGTCAGGAGCCGCAACTGTTAAGCTTGTTGGCGGAACACCATGCGCAAGTCTACCAGCTGAAGCGCAAGAAAGCTACGCTGGAGGATATCTACATGGAAATCATACACAAAGGTGGGCAGGAGAAATGA